In Populus nigra chromosome 1, ddPopNigr1.1, whole genome shotgun sequence, one genomic interval encodes:
- the LOC133676318 gene encoding uncharacterized protein LOC133676318 codes for MRRSHFYFTFILALLLSVACTFQFQAHAAPPAPLIKHLSSLLKWTTTVASSKTPHSDGNVLQFEDGYLVETVVEGNAMGVVPYKIRVSEDGELYAVDEVNSNVVKITPPLSQYSRARLVAGSFQGYTGHIDGKPNEARFNHPRGLTMDDKGNIYVADTLNLAIRKIGDAGVTTIAGGKSNVAGFRDGPSEDAKFSNDFDVVYLHSTCSLLVVDRGNAALRQISLNQEDCDYQSSSFTMTDVIMVVGAVLIGYATCMLQQGFGSSFFSRMKQSSESEFKKKSSKEKPIPIMENMKEEPKWPSFGQLLIDLSKLALEALVGILLCFVPSWNRPGEARTGLTPLKDSLTLPEDKVEPPSVQRQSTPAPVSESRQVHTPTTSDKYLEGKPPKIKSASFKDPSLLSKHWSSKRQEYAGFYGSGEVPSHGEARTGLTPLKDSLTLPEDKVEPPSVPRQSTPAPVSESRQGHTPTTSDKYSEVKPPKIKSASFKDPSLLSKHRSSKRQEYAEFYGSGEVPSHGRSKNHKEKSRHRQRDKSGEVVFGAVGAEPKPAEMKHVDYESPKFEHYNIRNKYGPDSSYRF; via the exons atgAGAAGATCGCATTTCTACTTTACTTTTATACTAGCTCTGCTACTTTCTGTGGCTTGTACTTTTCAATTCCAAGCTCATGCTGCTCCTCCAG CACCTTTGATTAAGCACTTGTCTTCTCTTCTCAAATGGACCACCACTGTGGCATCCTCAAAAACACCCCATTCAG ATGGGAATGTTCTTCAGTTTGAGGATGGATACTTAGTTGAGACTGTTGTGGAAGGAAATGCAATGGGAGTGGTTCCTTACAAAATACGCGTTTCTGAGGATGGTGAACTGTATGCTGTCGATGAAGTTAATAGCAACGTTGTTAAAATCACTCCACCATTGTCACAAT ATAGTAGGGCAAGATTGGTGGCTGGGTCATTTCAGGGTTACACAGGACATATTGACGGAAAACCAAATGAGGCTCGTTTTAATCATCCCAGAGGTCTAACCATGGATGATAAAGGGAACATATATGTTGCCGATACTTTGAATCTAGCCATCAGAAAGATTGGAGATGCAG GTGTCACAACCATTGCTGGGGGGAAATCAAATGTTGCAGGTTTTAGAGATGGGCCCAGCGAAGATGCCAAATTCtcaaatgattttgatgtggtGTATCTTCACTCTACCTGTTCTTTGTTAGTTGTCGATAGAGGAAATGCTGCTCTTCGGCAAATCTCGCTTAACCAAGAGGATTGTGATTATCAGTCCAGTTCATTTACTATGACAG ATGTGATTATGGTTGTTGGTGCCGTCTTGATTGGATATGCTACATGCATGCTTCAGCAGGGGTTTGGGTCTTCTTTCTTCTCAAGAATG AAACAATCTTCAGAGagtgaatttaaaaagaaatcaagtaaGGAAAAACCCATTCCTATTATGGAGAACATGAAAGAGGAGCCCAAGTGGCCGTCTTTTGGTCAGCTTTTGATTGATCTATCTAAGCTTGCTCTTGAAGCATTGGTTGGTATACTCCTCTGTTTTGTTCCTTCTTGGAACAGACCAGGTGAAGCCAGAACAGGCCTCACCCCTTTGAAAGATTCTCTAACACTGCCTGAAGATAAAGTTGAGCCTCCATCAGTTCAGAGGCAGAGTACTCCTGCTCCTGTATCTGAAAGTCGCCAGGTCCATACTCCAACTACAAGTGATAAATACTTGGAAGGGAAACCACCAAAGATCAAGTCTGCCAGTTTTAAGGATCCTTCTTTGTTAAGCAAGCATTGGTCTTCAAAACGACAAGAATATGCAGGATTCTATGGTTCAGGTGAGGTTCCCTCTCATGGTGAAGCCAGAACAGGCCTCACCCCTTTGAAAGATTCTCTAACACTGCCTGAAGATAAAGTAGAGCCTCCATCAGTTCCGAGGCAGAGTACTCCTGCTCCTGTATCTGAAAGTCGCCAGGGCCATACTCCAACTACAAGTGATAAATACTCGGAAGTGAAACCACCAAAGATCAAGTCTGCCAGTTTTAAGGATCCTTCTTTGTTAAGCAAGCATCGGTCTTCTAAACGACAAGAATATGCAGAATTCTATGGTTCAGGTGAGGTTCCGTCTCATGGCAGGTCAAAGAAtcacaaagaaaaatcaaggcaTCGCCAACGAGATAAAAGTGGTGAAGTAGTTTTCGGAGCAGTAGGGGCTGAGCCAAAACCTGCTGAGATGAAGCATGTGGACTACGAAAGTCCAAAATTTGAGCATTACAATATCAGAAACAAGTATGGGCCTGATAGCTCCTACCGATTTTGA
- the LOC133669275 gene encoding uncharacterized protein LOC133669275, whose protein sequence is MGCAGSSQAKADGSAKKIRKPKPWKHPQPITKSQLLQMREEFWDTSPHYGGRKEIWDALQAAAEAELSLAQAIVDSAGVIIQNADLTVCYDERGAKYELPKYVLSEPTNLIRET, encoded by the exons ATGGGATGTGCTGGATCCTCGCAAGCCAAAGCAGACG GGAGTGCTAAGAAAATACGGAAGCCAAAACCTTGGAAGCATCCTCAGCCTATTACAAAGTCTCAGCTTTTACAGATGCGTGAGGAGTTTTGGGATACTTCGCCTCACTATGGTGGAAGGAAAG AGATTTGGGATGCTCTTCAAGCTGCTGCCGAAGCTGAATTATCCCTTGCACAAGCAATTGTGGACAGTGCTGGTGTCATCATTCAAAATGCCGATTTGACAGTATGCTATGATGAAAGAG GTGCAAAGTATGAACTACCCAAGTATGTTCTGAGTGAGCCAACAAATTTGATCCGAGAAACTTAA